The proteins below come from a single Rosa rugosa chromosome 2, drRosRugo1.1, whole genome shotgun sequence genomic window:
- the LOC133730509 gene encoding probable disease resistance protein At4g27220 — translation MDEVMQSLKDDEVSAIAIHGMGGVGKTTMVKHIAAQARNDEIFYKMIMTVEAQSPDLTKIQGELADLLGVKFGKETKIGRAVRLNKEIMIRNKILIILDDLWGTIGLSIIGIPTFKELQNRKSFDSINSNDVARKVARECSGLPIALIVVARALGDKDLVEWEKALRRLEKSQIANLDEKGDNSKSCFLLCCLFPEDHGIRIENLFKYAIGKGLFGDADTIETRGPVDSVVKYLKDSSLLLDSEEVGCERMHDVIRDTTTKIALSEDGHGFLVKQPWFRGNTRRLLCSLTNGNLKATGQVGMSKTPNFITK, via the exons ATGGATGAAGTCATGCAATCGCTAAAGGATGATGAGGTCTCTGCCATTGCGATCCATGGAATGGGTGGCGTTGGCAAGACAACAATGGTGAAACATATTGCTGCACAAGCCCGGAATGATGAGATTTTTTATAAGATGATTATGACTGTCGAAGCCCAAAGCCCTGACTTGACAAAAATTCAAGGAGAATTGGCAGATCTACTAGGTGTAAAATTTGGTAAGGAGACAAAAATTGGTAGAGCTGTCAGATTGAATAAGGAGATAATGATAAGAAATAAGATTCTTATAATCTTGGACGACCTTTGGGGAACAATAGGATTGTCAATCATAGGAATTCCTACCTTCAAGGAGCTTCAAAATC GAAAGTCTTTTGATTCTATCAATTCCAATGATGTAGCGAGGAAGGTAGCTAGAGAATGTAGTGGTCTACCAATTGCATTGATCGTAGTTGCAAGGGCACTTGGAGATAAGGACCTGGTGGAATGGGAAAAAGCACTTAGACGACTTGAGAAATCGCAAATTGCTAACCTTGACGAGAAGGGAGAT AATTCCAAGTCATGCTTCTTGCTCTGTTGCCTATTCCCAGAAGACCATGGCATCCGAATAGAAAACTTGTTCAAGTATGCGATTGGGAAAGGATTGTTTGGAGATGCTGACACAATAGAAACCAGAGGACCTGTAGATTCAGTGGTCAAGTACCTAAAAGATTCTAGCTTGCTTTTGGATAGTGAAGAAGTTGGATGTGAAAGGATGCATGATGTCATCAGGGATACAACTACGAAAATTGCACTATCTGAAGATGGGCATGGGTTTTTGGTTAAACAGCCATGGTTTAGAGGAAATACGAGGAGGTTACTCTGCAGTCTCACTAATGGCAATTTGAAAGCTACCGGCCAAGTTGGTATGTCCAAAACTCCAAATTTTATTACTAAGTGA
- the LOC133730510 gene encoding F-box/kelch-repeat protein At3g23880-like has product MVKILERLPLKSLIRFTSVSKRWRSIILSDPKFAKSQFQTASDHQTCCHRVLISTPNESEFQSRNLGTPWSSLGDNSSVTKVRCPFNRPGTAVNLLCSCNGLVCALHVPENHLYIWNPSTGFFFKLPEPVGCPLKHRCLVYYGFGYLSASDDYKLIAKLELNAADDYDGDEVGGKEMHIFSSRANIWKTTEAPLDANFEYEGALSNEALHWPDNLDILAFDLAREEFRRLPLPTGDGDFRDLRAFGDCLCAFDFETLDLWVMKEYGVADSWTKLFKLKVSDQPEEIVGWWLVSVMETSTFLQKGTLCHGGGLVFDFIRSVHTEDNPEMHVLSRDTDFREMIEYQETLLWLGYSLIFRFQPPLFFIHWNCFGSHF; this is encoded by the coding sequence ATGGTTAAAATCCTGGAGAGGTTGCCGCTCAAATCCTTAATCCGCTTCACCTCCGTTTCGAAAAGGTGGCGCTCTATCATATTGTCCGACCCAAAATTCGCCAAATCCCAGTTCCAAACAGCTTCTGACCACCAAACCTGCTGTCACAGAGTCCTCATCTCCACCCCCAATGAATCTGAATTTCAATCCCGAAACTTGGGGACGCCTTGGTCATCATTGGGAGACAATTCTTCGGTGACAAAGGTTAGGTGCCCATTCAATCGACCGGGCACTGCTGTCAACTTACTTTGCTCCTGCAATGGTTTGGTATGTGCACTGCATGTTCCAGAAAACCACTTGTATATCTGGAATCCATCAACTGGCTTCTTCTTCAAATTACCTGAACCAGTTGGTTGTCCCTTAAAGCATCGATGTCTAGTCTACTATGGTTTTGGCTATTTGTCGGCCTCTGACGACTACAAACTTATTGCCAAACTTGAACTCAATGCTGCTGATGATTATGATGGTGATGAGGTGGGGGGCAAGGAGATGCACATCTTCTCATCCAGAGCCAACATTTGGAAAACGACTGAAGCCCCTCTGGACGCCAACTTTGAATACGAGGGGGCTCTTTCAAATGAGGCACTTCATTGGCCGGACAACCTTGACATCTTAGCTTTTGATCTGGCAAGGGAGGAGTTCCGAAGATTGCCGCTGCCTACTGGAGATGGTGACTTTAGGGATCTCAGGGCATTTGGAGACTGTCTGTGTGCATTTGATTTTGAAACTCTTGATTTGTGGGTGATGAAAGAATATGGCGTGGCCGACTCATGGACGAAGCTCTTTAAATTAAAGGTTTCCGATCAGCCTGAGGAGATAGTTGGTTGGTGGCTAGTGTCGGTAATGGAAACTAGTACATTTCTGCAGAAAGGGACTTTATGCCATGGTGGGGGGCTTGTGTTTGATTTCATAAGGAGTGTTCATACGGAAGATAATCCTGAAATGCATGTGTTGAGCAGGGATACAGATTTCAGGGAAATGATTGAATATCAAGAGACTCTGCTTTGGCTTGGTTATTCActtattttcagatttcaacCCCCTCTTTTCTTCATTCACTGGAATTGTTTTGGTTCACATTTCTAA
- the LOC133731959 gene encoding F-box protein CPR1-like encodes MADHLLEHVIVQILERLPTKSLIRFTSVSKRWRFIILSDPHFAMSQFQIASHHRTLRRRLLISTASRPGFKSLDLEAPPPPSQSPLGDICSVRCPLTQQPGGRPIRILCSCNGLILATLQDQENNMYIWNPSTQFFKNLPDPADLPSKPQCLVYYGFGYLSATDDYKIIANLEVILGGEVEGKEMHIFSSKANIWKRAESPLDSDIQYGGTLSNEALHWFDILGILAFDLAKEEFRRFPLPILDGDFRGLRVFGDCLCAFDFENLDLWVMKEYSVADSWTKLFKLKVSNQPEKIFGCWPVWVMETSTFLQKGTLCRGGELVFDLIRSVHTEEKPEMHVLSSDTDFREMIEYQETLLWLAAP; translated from the exons ATGGCGGATCACTTACTGGAACATGTGATAGTTCAAATCCTGGAGAGGTTGCCAACCAAATCCCTAATCCGCTTCACCTCCGTTTCAAAACGCTGGCGGTTCATCATACTGTCCGACCCACATTTCGCCATGTCCCAATTCCAAATAGCTTCTCACCACCGAACCCTCCGTCGCAGGCTCCTCATCTCCACCGCCTCCCGACCTGGATTCAAGTCACTGGACTTGgaagcgccgccgccgccgtcgcAGTCGCCTTTGGGAGACATTTGTTCGGTTAGGTGCCCATTGACGCAACAACCGGGGGGACGTCCTATCAGAATACTGTGCTCCTGCAATGGTTTGATACTTGCAACTCTTCAGGATCAAGAAAACAACATGTATATCTGGAACCCATCAACTCAATTCTTCAAAAACTTACCTGACCCAGCTGATCTTCCCTCAAAACCTCAATGTCTAGTCTACTATGGTTTTGGCTATTTGTCGGCCACTGACGACTACAAAATTATTGCCAACCTTGAAGTCATCCTTGGTGGTGAGGTGGAGGGCAAGGAGATGCACATCTTCTCATCAAAAGCCAACATTTGGAAAAGGGCTGAATCCCCTCTCGATTCCGACATTCAATACGGGGGGACTCTTTCAAACGAGGCACTTCATTGGTTTGACATCCTTGGCATCTTAGCTTTTGATCTAGCAAAGGAGGAGTTCCGAAGATTCCCGCTGCCTATTCTAGATGGTGACTTTAGGGGTCTCAGGGTTTTTGGAGACTGTCTGTGTGCATTTGATTTTGAAAATCTTGATTTGTGGGTGATGAAAGAATACAGCGTGGCTGACTCATGGACGAAGCTCTTTAAATTAAAGGTTTCCAATCAGCCTGAGAAGATATTTGGTTGTTGGCCTGTCTGGGTAATGGAAACTAGTACATTTCTGCAGAAAGGGACTTTATGCCGTGGTGGGGAGCTTGTGTTTGATTTGATAAGGAGTGTTCATACGGAAGAGAAGCCTGAAATGCATGTGTTGAGCAGCGATACAGATTTCAGGGAAATGATTGAATATCAAGAGACTCTACTTTGGCTTG CTGCCCCTTAA